The Euphorbia lathyris chromosome 8, ddEupLath1.1, whole genome shotgun sequence genome has a window encoding:
- the LOC136203109 gene encoding probable serine/threonine protein kinase IREH1 isoform X3 translates to MVFKNKLFFSSKKSDTSSPDGSNSSPRSIGSNSPSRSDKKKPKSSVKEDTPTSHTSTASTGFAAAACRQTQVKDGVKKKEAVKGKETVVQSPRKLSFSTSASKKAAAAVPEPKDARAASSASSVSPILASSLGLNKIKTRSGPLPQETFFSFNKGSGVLGSSNLSRPGGTGGDGGSSSSSGAGKKKEVVGQNRLTGFQGTGGGGSNHNWDSISSGNAQSTEISPNQSAKSRLLNAESSAEPGQHESSWGRAGGLRSSDTFTPETYDCENPKESESPRFQAILRVTSAPRKRFPSDIKSFSHELNSKGVRPYPFWKPRGLNNLEEILVVIRARFDKAKEEVNSDLAIFAADLVGVLEKNAESHPEWQETIEDLLVLARSCAMASPNEFWLQCEGIVQELDDRRQELPPGVLKQLHTRMLFILTRCTRLLQFHKESGLAEDENVFQLRQSRLLNSADKRVSGNIGRDSKSSSAAKASKTASARKSYSQEQRGFDWNRDHAAQPVNSLPITDDTSKNMDSPGGRDRMASWKKLPSPVGKSLKEVTPSKEHIDNKVVEPLKMLNSRKGTTDADIIATKVSDPPTAKDTHEHSVKHQHKVSWGYWGDQQNIADDASIICRICEEEVPTSHVEEHSRICAIADRYDQTGINVNERLVSISEALEKMIESYAHKDIHQAAGSPDVTKVSNSSVTEESDVLSPKLSDWSRRGSEDMLDCFPDADNSVFMDDLKGLPSMSCKTRFGPKSDQGMATSSAGSMTPRSPLLTPRTSQMDLLLAGKGGFSEHDDIPQMNELADIAKCAANTPLDDDRAIPYLISCLEDLGVVTGRRKFDSLTVQTFGTRIEKLIREKYLQLCELVEDERVDITSTIIDEDAPLEDDVIRSLRTSPIHSTKDRTSIDDFEIIKPISRGAFGRVFLAKKRTTGDLFAIKVLKKADMIRKNAVESILAERDILISVRNPFVVRFFYSFTCRENLYLVMEYLNGGDLYSLLRNLGCLEEDVARVYIAEVVLALEYLHSLRVVHRDLKPDNLLIAHDGHIKLTDFGLSKVGLINSTDDLSGPAVGGTSMLVDDEPQVSTSEDQQERRKKRSAVGTPDYLAPEILLGTGHGSYSLFIV, encoded by the exons ATGGTGTTCAAGAACAAATTGTTCTTCTCTTCAAAGAAATCTGATACTTCTAGCCCAGATGGATCCAACAGCAGCCCTCGATCTATCGGTTCTAATTCCCCTAGCCGATCCGATAAGAAGAAACCTAAATCTAGCGTTAAGGAGGATACTCCCACTTCTCATACTAGTACTGCATCCACCGGTTTTGCTGCTGCTGCTTGTAGGCAAACGCAAGTCAAAGATGGAGTCAAGAAGAAGGAGGCTGTGAAGGGGAAAGAAACTGTTGTTCAGTCGCCAAGAAAACTGAGTTTCTCTACTTCTGCCTCCAAAAAGGCTGCTGCTGCGGTGCCAGAACCCAAGGATGCGAGGGCAGCGTCCTCCGCGTCTTCGGTGTCTCCAATTTTGGCATCATCTTTAGGGCTGAACAAGATAAAGACGAGATCGGGGCCGTTGCCGCAAGAGACTTTTTTCAGTTTTAATAAGGGGTCCGGTGTTCTTGGGTCTAGTAACTTGTCGAGACCCGGTGGTACTGGTGGGGATGGAGGATCGAGTTCAAGTTCTGGGGcagggaagaagaaggaggttGTAGGACAAAATAGGCTGACGGGATTTCAGGGGACCGGTGGCGGCGGTAGTAACCACAATTGGGATAGCATCTCCAGCGGAAATGCGCAATCTACGGAGATTAGTCCTAATCAGTCGGCTAAGTCACGTTTGCTAAATGCGGAATCATCAGCAGAGCCAG GTCAACATGAGTCATCATGGGGTCGTGCTGGCGGCTTAAGAAGTTCTGATACTTTTACACCGGAG ACATATGATTGTGAAAATCCAAAGGAATCTGAATCCCCCCGTTTTCAAGCTATCCTCAGAGTGACTAGTGCACCTAGAAAGAGGTTTCCTTCTGATATCAAAAGTTTCTCACATGAATTAAATTCTAAAGGAGTGCGGCCCTACCCATTTTGGAAGCCTCGAGGGCTAAATAACTTAGAG GAAATCTTGGTTGTTATAAGGGCGAGGTTTGATAAAGCAAAGGAAGAAGTCAATTCTGATTTAGCTATCTTTGCTGCGGATCTTGTTGGAGTACTTGAAAAAAATGCAGAAAGTCATCCTGAGTGGCAAGAAACCATTGAGGACTTGTTGGTTCTCGCTCGGAGTTGTGCTATGGCATCACCCAATGAGTTTTGGCTTCAGTGTGAAGGTATAGTCCAAGAACTAGATGATAGACGACAAGAACTTCCTCCCGGAGTGCTGAAGCAGCTGCATACACGAATGCTTTTCATTCTCACAAGGTGTACCCGGTTGTTGCAATTCCACAAAGAAAGTGGGCTGGCTGAAGATGAAAATGTTTTTCAGCTTCGTCAGTCTAGGCTTTTGAATTCTGCTGATAAACGTGTATCTGGGAACATTGGAAGAGATAGCAAAAGTTCCAGTGCTGCCAAGGCATCAAAGACAGCTTCAGCAAGGAAGTCATATAGTCAAGAGCAGCGTGGCTTTGATTGGAACAGAGACCATGCTGCACAACCTGTAAATTCACTGCCTATTACTGATGATACTTCAAAGAATATGGATTCTCCTGGAGGCCGAGATCGGATGGCTTCATGGAAGAAACTTCCATCTCCTGTAGGAAAAAGCTTGAAGGAAGTAACTCCTTCTAAGGAACACATTGATAACAAGGTTGTTGAACCTTTGAAGATGTTGAACAGTAGGAAAGGAACTACTGATGCTGATATAATTGCTACTAAGGTTTCGGATCCTCCTACAGCAAAAGATACACATGAACATTCTGTGAAGCACCAACACAAAGTTTCTTGGGGTTACTGGGGAGATCAGCAGAATATTGCTGATGATGCTTCAATTATTTGTCGCATTTGTGAGGAAGAGGTTCCAACTTCACATGTTGAAGAACATTCAAGAATTTGTGCAATTGCTGATCGATATGATCAGACAGGTATTAATGTGAATGAACGACTTGTCAGTATTTCTGAAGCTCTTGAGAAGATGATTGAATCCTATGCTCATAAGGATATTCATCAGGCAGCAGGAAGTCCAGATGTTACTAAAGTATCAAATTCCAGTGTTACTGAAGAGTCTGATGTCCTCTCCCCAAAACTCAGTGATTGGTCCAGGAGAGGTTCAGAGGATATGCTTGACTGTTTTCCTGACGCTGATAATTCTGTTTTTATGGATGACCTGAAGGGTTTGCCTTCGATGTCTTGCAAAACCCGTTTTGGGCCAAAATCAGATCAAGGAATGGCCACGTCTTCAGCTGGTAGCATGACTCCTAGATCTCCGTTATTAACCCCTAGGACCAGCCAGATGGACTTGCTCCTAGCAGGGAAGGGTGGTTTTTCTGAGCATGATGATATTCCTCAG ATGAATGAACTTGCGGATATTGCTAAATGTGCTGCAAATACTCCTTTAGACGATGATCGTGCCATTCCTTATTTGATTTCGTGTCTTGAAGACTTGGGAGTTGTCACTGGGCGAAGAAAGTTTGATTCACTCACTGTTCAAACTTTTGGAACACGCATCGAAAAGCTTATCAG GGAGAAGTATTTGCAGCTATGTGAACTTGTAGAGGACGAAAGAGTTGATATAACAAGTACTATAATTGATGAAGATGCTCCTTTGGAAGATGATGTTATTAGGAGTTTGAGGACAAGCCCCATACACTCTACTAAAGACCGAACCTCCATAGATGATTTTGAGATAATAAAACCAATAAGTCGTGGGGCATTTGGACGAGTTTTCTTGGCTAAAAAGAGAACAACTGGAGATCTTTTTGCCATAAAG GTTCTTAAGAAAGCTGACATGATTCGTAAGAATGCTGTCGAAAGTATACTTGCAGAACGAGATATTTTAATTTCAGTTCGCAATCCTTTTGTG GTTCGTTTCTTTTATTCATTTACTTGTCGTGAGAATTTGTATCTTGTGATGGAGTACTTGAATGGAGGAGATCTATACTCCCTCTTGAGAAACTTGGGTTGCTTAGAAGAAGACGTTGCTCGAGTATACATTGCAGAAGTT GTGCTTGCTTTGGAATATCTACATTCGCTGCGTGTGGTTCATCGTGATTTGAAGCCTGATAATTTGTTAATTGCACATGATGGTCATATCAAG cTCACAGACTTTGGTCTTTCCAAGGTTGGTCTTATCAACAGCACTGATGATTTATCTGGTCCAGCAGTCGGTGGGACCTCTATGCTTGTAGATGATGAACCGCAAGTATCCACTTCTGAAGATCAGCaggaaagaaggaaaaaacGTTCTGCTGTAGGCACACCTGACTATTTGGCACCGGAGATACTTTTGGGAACAGGACATGGTTCGTATAGCCTTTTTATAGTTTAA